One genomic window of Aptenodytes patagonicus chromosome 3, bAptPat1.pri.cur, whole genome shotgun sequence includes the following:
- the PROX1 gene encoding prospero homeobox protein 1 isoform X2 — MPDHDSTALLSRQTKRRRVDIGVKRTVGTASAFFAKARATFFSAMNPQGSEQDVEYSVVQHADGEKSNVLRKLLKRANSYEDAMMPFPGATIISQLLKNNMNKNGGTEPSFQASGLSSTGSEVHQEDVCSNSSRDSPQECLSPFGRPTMSQFDVDRLCDEHLRAKRARVENIIRGMSHSPSVALRGNENEREIAPQSVSPRESYRENKRKQKLPQQQQQSFQQLVSARKEQKREERRQLKQQLEDMQKQLRQLQEKFYQIYDSTDSENDEDGNLSEDSMRSETMDARAGDSVGRSDNEMCELDPGQFIDRARALIREQEIAENKPKREGPKDKEQGPNAFHPEGKHLAETLKQELNTAMSQVVDTVVKVFSSKPSRQLPQVFPPLQIPQARFAVNGENHNFHTANQRLQCFGDVIIPNPLDTFGSVPMPGATDQTEALPLVVRKNSSDQSASAPPAGGHHASLHQSPLSATTGFSTSSFRHPFPLPLMAYPFQSPLGAPSASFPGKERASPESLDLTRETTSLRTKMSSHHMNHHPCSPAHPPSAAEGLSLSLIKSECGDLQDMSEISPYSGSAMQEGLSPNHLKKAKLMFFYTRYPSSNMLKTYFSDVKFNRCITSQLIKWFSNFREFYYIQMEKYARQAINDGVTSTEELSITRDCELYRALNMHYNKANDFEVPERFLEVAQITLREFFNAIIAGKDVDPSWKKAIYKVICKLDSEVPEIFKSPNCLQELLHE; from the exons ATGCCTGACCATGACAGCACAGCCCTCTTAAGCAGGCAAACCAAGAGAAGAAGAGTTGACATTGGAGTGAAAAGGACGGTAGGGACAGCATCTGCATTTTTTGCAAAGGCAAGAGCAACGTTTTTTAGTGCCATGAATCCCCAAGGTTCAGAGCAGGATGTCGAGTATTCAGTGGTGCAGCATGCAGATGGGGAAAAGTCAAATGTACTCCGCAAGCTGCTGAAGAGGGCGAACTCATATGAAGATGCCATGATGCCTTTTCCAGGAGCAACCATAATTTCCCAGCTGTTGAAAAATAACATGAACAAAAATGGTGGCACGGAGCCCAGTTTCCAAGCCAGCGGTCTCTCTAGTACAGGCTCAGAAGTACATCAGGAGGATGTATGCAGCAACTCTTCAAGAGACAGCCCCCAAGAGTGTCTTTCCCCTTTTGGCAGGCCGACTATGAGCCAGTTTGATGTGGATCGGTTATGTGACGAGCACCTGAGAGCTAAACGCGCCCGGGTTGAGAATATAATTCGGGGTATGAGCCATTCCCCCAGCGTGGCATTAAGGGGCAATGAAAACGAAAGAGAAATAGCTCCGCAGTCTGTGAGTCCCCGAGAAagttacagagaaaacaaacGCAAGCAAAAGCTGccgcaacagcagcagcagagtttcCAGCAGCTGGTTTCGGCGAGGAAAGAGCAGAAGCGAGAGGAGCGCAgacagctgaagcagcagctggaggacatGCAGAAGCAGCTGCGCCAGCTGCAGGAGAAGTTCTACCAGATCTATGACAGCACCGACTCCGAAAATGATGAAGATGGCAACCTGTCGGAAGACAGCATGCGCTCCGAAACCATGGATGCGAGGGCCGGCGACTCTGTCGGCAGGTCGGACAACGAGATGTGTGAGCTGGACCCGGGGCAGTTCATCGACCGGGCGCGGGCCCTCATCCGAGAGCAGGAGATTGCGGAGAACAAGCCGAAAAGAGAAGGTCCCAAGGACAAGGAGCAAGGGCCAAATGCCTTCCACCCCGAAGGCAAACATTTGGCCGAGACGCTGAAGCAGGAGCTGAACACCGCCATGTCGCAAGTTGTGGACACGGTGGTCAAAGTTTTCTCGTCCAAGCCCTCCCGCCAGCTTCCTCAGGTCTTCCCACCTCTCCAGATCCCGCAGGCAAGGTTCGCTGTCAACGGGGAGAACCACAACTTCCACACGGCCAACCAGCGCCTGCAGTGCTTCGGGGACGTCATCATTCCCAACCCCCTCGACACCTTCGGCAGCGTCCCCATGCCCGGCGCCACTGACCAAACTGAGGCGCTGCCCCTCGTCGTCCGCAAAAACTCCTCCGACCAATCCGCCTCGGCCCCACCGGCCGGCGGCCACCACGCCTCCCTGCACCAGTCCCCGCTCTCGGCCACCACTggcttctccacctcctccttccgCCACCCCTTCCCACTGCCCCTCATGGCCTACCCCTTCCAGAGCCCCCTGGGCGCCCcgtcggcctccttcccgggaaAAGAGCGCGCCTCTCCCGAATCCCTCGACCTGACGCGGGAGACCACCAGCCTGAGGACCAAGATGTCGTCGCACCACATGAACCACCACCCCTGCTCGCCGGCCCACCCCCCCAGCGCTGCCGAGGGCCTCTCCTTGTCCCTTATAAAGTCCGAGTGCGGCGACCTGCAAGACATGTCCGAAATCTCGCCCTATTCGGGAAGTGCA ATGCAGGAAGGCTTGTCACCGAACCACTTGAAAAAGGCCAAGCTCATGTTCTTTTACACCCGGTACCCAAGTTCCAATATGCTGAAAACCTACTTCTCGGACGTAAAG TTCAACAGATGCATTACCTCTCAGCTCATCAAGTGGTTTAGCAATTTCCGTGAGTTTTACTACATTCAGATGGAGAAGTATGCGCGGCAAGCCATCAACGACGGGGTCACGAGCACTGAGGAGCTGTCTATAACCAGAGACTGTGAGCTGTACAGGGCCCTGAACATGCACTACAATAAAGCAAATGATTTTGAG
- the PROX1 gene encoding prospero homeobox protein 1 isoform X1 → MPDHDSTALLSRQTKRRRVDIGVKRTVGTASAFFAKARATFFSAMNPQGSEQDVEYSVVQHADGEKSNVLRKLLKRANSYEDAMMPFPGATIISQLLKNNMNKNGGTEPSFQASGLSSTGSEVHQEDVCSNSSRDSPQECLSPFGRPTMSQFDVDRLCDEHLRAKRARVENIIRGMSHSPSVALRGNENEREIAPQSVSPRESYRENKRKQKLPQQQQQSFQQLVSARKEQKREERRQLKQQLEDMQKQLRQLQEKFYQIYDSTDSENDEDGNLSEDSMRSETMDARAGDSVGRSDNEMCELDPGQFIDRARALIREQEIAENKPKREGPKDKEQGPNAFHPEGKHLAETLKQELNTAMSQVVDTVVKVFSSKPSRQLPQVFPPLQIPQARFAVNGENHNFHTANQRLQCFGDVIIPNPLDTFGSVPMPGATDQTEALPLVVRKNSSDQSASAPPAGGHHASLHQSPLSATTGFSTSSFRHPFPLPLMAYPFQSPLGAPSASFPGKERASPESLDLTRETTSLRTKMSSHHMNHHPCSPAHPPSAAEGLSLSLIKSECGDLQDMSEISPYSGSAMQEGLSPNHLKKAKLMFFYTRYPSSNMLKTYFSDVKFNRCITSQLIKWFSNFREFYYIQMEKYARQAINDGVTSTEELSITRDCELYRALNMHYNKANDFEQVPERFLEVAQITLREFFNAIIAGKDVDPSWKKAIYKVICKLDSEVPEIFKSPNCLQELLHE, encoded by the exons ATGCCTGACCATGACAGCACAGCCCTCTTAAGCAGGCAAACCAAGAGAAGAAGAGTTGACATTGGAGTGAAAAGGACGGTAGGGACAGCATCTGCATTTTTTGCAAAGGCAAGAGCAACGTTTTTTAGTGCCATGAATCCCCAAGGTTCAGAGCAGGATGTCGAGTATTCAGTGGTGCAGCATGCAGATGGGGAAAAGTCAAATGTACTCCGCAAGCTGCTGAAGAGGGCGAACTCATATGAAGATGCCATGATGCCTTTTCCAGGAGCAACCATAATTTCCCAGCTGTTGAAAAATAACATGAACAAAAATGGTGGCACGGAGCCCAGTTTCCAAGCCAGCGGTCTCTCTAGTACAGGCTCAGAAGTACATCAGGAGGATGTATGCAGCAACTCTTCAAGAGACAGCCCCCAAGAGTGTCTTTCCCCTTTTGGCAGGCCGACTATGAGCCAGTTTGATGTGGATCGGTTATGTGACGAGCACCTGAGAGCTAAACGCGCCCGGGTTGAGAATATAATTCGGGGTATGAGCCATTCCCCCAGCGTGGCATTAAGGGGCAATGAAAACGAAAGAGAAATAGCTCCGCAGTCTGTGAGTCCCCGAGAAagttacagagaaaacaaacGCAAGCAAAAGCTGccgcaacagcagcagcagagtttcCAGCAGCTGGTTTCGGCGAGGAAAGAGCAGAAGCGAGAGGAGCGCAgacagctgaagcagcagctggaggacatGCAGAAGCAGCTGCGCCAGCTGCAGGAGAAGTTCTACCAGATCTATGACAGCACCGACTCCGAAAATGATGAAGATGGCAACCTGTCGGAAGACAGCATGCGCTCCGAAACCATGGATGCGAGGGCCGGCGACTCTGTCGGCAGGTCGGACAACGAGATGTGTGAGCTGGACCCGGGGCAGTTCATCGACCGGGCGCGGGCCCTCATCCGAGAGCAGGAGATTGCGGAGAACAAGCCGAAAAGAGAAGGTCCCAAGGACAAGGAGCAAGGGCCAAATGCCTTCCACCCCGAAGGCAAACATTTGGCCGAGACGCTGAAGCAGGAGCTGAACACCGCCATGTCGCAAGTTGTGGACACGGTGGTCAAAGTTTTCTCGTCCAAGCCCTCCCGCCAGCTTCCTCAGGTCTTCCCACCTCTCCAGATCCCGCAGGCAAGGTTCGCTGTCAACGGGGAGAACCACAACTTCCACACGGCCAACCAGCGCCTGCAGTGCTTCGGGGACGTCATCATTCCCAACCCCCTCGACACCTTCGGCAGCGTCCCCATGCCCGGCGCCACTGACCAAACTGAGGCGCTGCCCCTCGTCGTCCGCAAAAACTCCTCCGACCAATCCGCCTCGGCCCCACCGGCCGGCGGCCACCACGCCTCCCTGCACCAGTCCCCGCTCTCGGCCACCACTggcttctccacctcctccttccgCCACCCCTTCCCACTGCCCCTCATGGCCTACCCCTTCCAGAGCCCCCTGGGCGCCCcgtcggcctccttcccgggaaAAGAGCGCGCCTCTCCCGAATCCCTCGACCTGACGCGGGAGACCACCAGCCTGAGGACCAAGATGTCGTCGCACCACATGAACCACCACCCCTGCTCGCCGGCCCACCCCCCCAGCGCTGCCGAGGGCCTCTCCTTGTCCCTTATAAAGTCCGAGTGCGGCGACCTGCAAGACATGTCCGAAATCTCGCCCTATTCGGGAAGTGCA ATGCAGGAAGGCTTGTCACCGAACCACTTGAAAAAGGCCAAGCTCATGTTCTTTTACACCCGGTACCCAAGTTCCAATATGCTGAAAACCTACTTCTCGGACGTAAAG TTCAACAGATGCATTACCTCTCAGCTCATCAAGTGGTTTAGCAATTTCCGTGAGTTTTACTACATTCAGATGGAGAAGTATGCGCGGCAAGCCATCAACGACGGGGTCACGAGCACTGAGGAGCTGTCTATAACCAGAGACTGTGAGCTGTACAGGGCCCTGAACATGCACTACAATAAAGCAAATGATTTTGAG